The following proteins come from a genomic window of Limosilactobacillus reuteri:
- a CDS encoding alpha/beta hydrolase, with protein sequence MTISMYDMTDIREMTNLAPEQLFQLKDQLSRQRWDDYENGQPDYHPSFPEEPYDSIDDLPNHDELTNEWLRFYALKRGFHPNARGTATTTSNLAMLEFSALDYIKEISPRPILFIYGDDAHSRSYSERAYYLANQPKQRLIVEDCEHIDLYDNLDKIPVEEISTFFKKSFMS encoded by the coding sequence GTGACAATTTCAATGTATGATATGACAGATATTCGTGAGATGACTAATCTTGCTCCTGAACAATTATTCCAACTTAAAGATCAATTATCAAGGCAACGGTGGGATGATTATGAAAATGGGCAACCCGACTACCATCCATCCTTCCCAGAAGAACCATATGATAGTATTGACGATTTGCCAAATCATGATGAACTAACAAATGAGTGGCTTCGTTTTTACGCTCTTAAACGTGGATTCCATCCTAACGCACGCGGAACCGCAACAACTACTTCTAATTTAGCAATGCTTGAATTTTCCGCATTAGACTATATCAAAGAAATTTCACCACGACCAATCCTATTTATTTATGGAGACGATGCACATTCTCGTTCTTATTCTGAGAGAGCTTATTACCTTGCTAACCAACCAAAACAAAGATTGATCGTAGAAGACTGTGAGCACATTGACCTTTATGACAATTTAGACAAGATCCCCGTTGAAGAAATTAGTACCTTCTTTAAGAAGAGTTTTATGTCCTGA
- the adhP gene encoding alcohol dehydrogenase AdhP — translation MKAAVINDPVDGLVTVKDVQLRDLKPGEALVDMEYCGLCHTDLHVAAGDFGKKPGRIIGHEGVGRVSKVAPGVTSLKVGDRVSIAWFFKGCGHCEYCLTGRETLCRNVLNAGYTADGAMAEQCIVPADYAVKVPEGLDPVEATSLTCAGVTMYKALKVADIKPGQWVSIVGAGGLGNLGIQFAHNVFGAHVIAVDGNPNKLEAAKKNGAEILINRHDGDVDKQIQEKVGGVHAAVVTAVSASAFDQAVDSLRPDGKLVAVALPQGDMKLNIAKTVLDGIIVAGSLVGTRQDLAECFQFGAEGKVHPIVKTRKLSEINDMIQELKDNKVVGRNVVDFVHNDND, via the coding sequence ATGAAAGCTGCTGTTATTAATGATCCAGTAGACGGTCTTGTTACTGTTAAAGATGTTCAACTTCGGGATTTGAAGCCCGGTGAAGCTTTAGTTGACATGGAATATTGTGGTCTTTGTCACACTGATTTACACGTTGCTGCTGGGGACTTTGGTAAGAAGCCAGGTCGTATTATCGGTCACGAAGGGGTTGGTCGTGTATCTAAAGTTGCCCCTGGAGTTACTTCATTAAAAGTTGGCGATCGTGTATCAATTGCATGGTTCTTCAAAGGATGTGGACACTGTGAATATTGTTTAACTGGTCGTGAAACCCTTTGTCGTAACGTTCTTAATGCGGGTTACACTGCTGATGGTGCAATGGCTGAACAATGTATTGTCCCAGCTGACTACGCTGTTAAGGTTCCAGAAGGCCTTGATCCTGTTGAAGCTACTTCATTAACTTGTGCTGGTGTTACAATGTACAAGGCATTAAAGGTTGCTGACATCAAACCAGGTCAATGGGTATCAATCGTTGGTGCTGGTGGTTTAGGTAACTTAGGTATTCAATTTGCTCACAACGTATTTGGTGCTCATGTTATCGCAGTTGATGGTAATCCTAATAAGCTTGAAGCTGCTAAGAAGAATGGTGCTGAAATTTTAATTAACCGTCATGACGGTGATGTTGATAAGCAAATTCAAGAAAAAGTTGGCGGTGTTCACGCCGCTGTAGTAACAGCTGTTTCCGCATCTGCATTCGACCAAGCAGTTGATTCACTTCGTCCAGATGGTAAGCTTGTTGCTGTTGCTCTTCCACAAGGTGACATGAAACTTAATATTGCTAAGACTGTTCTTGATGGTATCATTGTTGCTGGTTCATTAGTTGGTACCCGTCAAGACTTAGCTGAATGTTTCCAATTTGGTGCAGAAGGTAAGGTTCACCCAATTGTTAAGACTCGTAAGTTGAGCGAAATTAATGATATGATCCAAGAACTTAAGGATAACAAGGTTGTTGGTCGGAATGTTGTTGATTTTGTTCACAACGATAATGACTAA
- a CDS encoding IS30 family transposase, giving the protein MTYKHLTTRELTLIADFWYQGTKAYRAAKLLQRSQETIYRVYRFLNDGKTIDQYLQTYQRHKRRCGRKQTQLPTIEVNYIHAQIKAGWTPDTIIGRHEHPISCSMRTLYRMFARNQYGFSVKQLPMKGKRHPNGYVEHRGKAGQLGRSIYQRYRDFPHYQHEFGHFEADTVQGKAHRGAVMTLVERQSKVMIVLNIHHKTDEAVNCQLDQWLAKLPRHFVKSITFDNGKEFAGWREIANKYDLHTYFAEVGAPNQRGLNENNNGLLRRDSLSKKLDFRDLPDELVTQLMHRRNNIPRKSLNYRTPLEVFLSHVTEEQLSPFF; this is encoded by the coding sequence ATGACCTATAAACATCTTACCACACGTGAATTAACTCTCATAGCTGATTTTTGGTATCAAGGTACTAAAGCTTATCGGGCTGCTAAATTACTTCAGCGTAGTCAAGAAACCATCTATCGTGTTTATCGTTTCCTCAATGACGGTAAAACCATCGACCAATATCTTCAGACTTATCAGCGTCATAAGCGTCGTTGTGGTCGGAAGCAGACCCAACTGCCAACTATCGAAGTTAACTATATTCATGCGCAAATCAAGGCAGGTTGGACTCCTGATACTATTATTGGTCGTCATGAACACCCAATTAGCTGCAGTATGCGCACCCTTTATCGCATGTTTGCCCGCAATCAGTATGGTTTTTCCGTTAAACAGCTACCGATGAAAGGAAAACGCCATCCCAATGGCTATGTGGAACATCGTGGTAAAGCTGGCCAATTAGGACGCAGTATCTATCAACGATATCGTGATTTTCCGCATTACCAACATGAATTTGGGCACTTTGAAGCTGATACAGTTCAAGGTAAAGCTCACCGCGGAGCGGTAATGACGCTAGTAGAGCGACAATCCAAAGTAATGATTGTCCTTAATATTCATCATAAAACAGACGAAGCAGTGAATTGCCAGCTTGATCAATGGCTCGCTAAACTGCCACGTCACTTTGTTAAATCAATTACTTTTGATAACGGGAAAGAATTTGCTGGATGGCGAGAAATAGCCAATAAGTATGATCTTCACACCTATTTTGCGGAAGTCGGTGCTCCCAATCAACGAGGGCTAAACGAAAATAATAACGGCCTCTTGCGTCGTGATAGTCTTAGTAAAAAGCTAGATTTTCGCGATTTACCAGACGAACTAGTCACTCAGCTAATGCATCGTCGCAACAATATCCCACGAAAATCTCTTAATTATCGTACACCATTAGAAGTATTCTTGAGTCATGTCACAGAAGAACAACTTTCACCTTTTTTCTAA